A window of the Sabethes cyaneus chromosome 1, idSabCyanKW18_F2, whole genome shotgun sequence genome harbors these coding sequences:
- the LOC128743222 gene encoding uncharacterized protein LOC128743222, translated as MSRVVECIKCFCGCNELSKDRIKELLCKKIHGFLNDNEAVTMFKKFIPSDSRTHKHIDIVARAKLYQQAEIDTDSDDWEEFVEDLEEQFEDELKESSETNAVLEKIIFYYSKKIETSTDYQNYTDNLKQKYKKIRSPRSR; from the exons ATGAGCAGG GTTGTTGAATGTATCAAATGTTTCTGCGGCTGCAACGAACTTTCCAAAGATCGAATCAAAGAGCTTCTCTGTAAGAAAATCCATGGATTTCTCAACGACAACGAGGCGGTGACGATGTTCAAAAAGTTTATTCCCAGCGATTCACGCACTCACAAGCATATCGATATAGTCGCTCGGGCTAAATTATACCAGCAGGCGGAAATTGACACGGACTCGGATGATTGGGAAGAGTTTGTGGAAGATCTGGAAGAACAGTTTGAAGACGAATTGAAGGAAAGCTCAGAGACCAACGCTGTGCTCGAAAAGATAATTTTCTATTACAGTAAAAAGATTGAGACGTCCACTGATTATCAAAACTATACCGATAACTTGAAGCAAAAGTATAAGAAAATTCGTTCACCGAGAAGTAGGTAA